In Phocoena phocoena chromosome 3, mPhoPho1.1, whole genome shotgun sequence, a single window of DNA contains:
- the MIER2 gene encoding mesoderm induction early response protein 2 isoform X2, which yields MGSADHQFHLAEILSRNYGVQEEHEGAARGPEKPEEELEKDFVSQSSDMPLDELLALYGYEPSDPISERQSEGSDTTANLPDMTLDKEQIAKDLLSGEEEEETQSSADDLTPSVTSHEASDLFPNQSGPRFLPDADQEPGSSSSSDTEEDPLPANKCKKEIMVGPQFQADLSKLHSNRQGEKIYENEDQLLWDPSILPEGAVEEFLYRAAKRRWREVAESQLPEGEAVKDSEQALYELVKCNFNAEEALRRLRFNVKVIRDGLCAWSEEERRNFEHGFRVHGKNFHLIQANKVRTRSVGECVEYYYLWKKSERYDYFSQQTRLGRRKDADQDLDGGDPDGPGRPRSSPPLPLPATADGPGPERDPLARMRTEPLSMGSSTSGSLGAPGEASDGPPSSESGPCSFQPPDVDAPPAVPLPRRPPALAEPAFYSPTTAAPEPGASPRLAVDLALPGALPEELPLISSHVDMDGEPEEAVAPAQVALSVAEFGLIGIGDVNPFLAAHPACPAPALHSEPLSHCNVMTC from the exons ATGGGGTCCGCAGACCATCAGTTCCACCTGGCGGAGATCCTGTCTCGGAACTACGGTGTCCAGGAGGAGCATGAGGGGGCTGCGCGGGGCCCAGAGAAGCCGGAGGAGGAGCTAGAGAAGGACTTCGTCTCCCAG AGCAGCGACATGCCCCTTGACGAGCTGCTGGCCCTCTACGGCTACGAGCCCTCGGACCCCATCTCGGAGCGCCAGAGTGAGGGCAGCGACACCACAGCCAACCTCCCGGACATGACCCTGGACAAG GAACAAATAGCGAAGGATTTGCTTtcaggggaagaagaggaagaaacacagtCCTCAGCCGATGACCTCACCCCATCTGTGACCTCCCATGAGGCCTCTGACCTTTTCCCTAATCAGAGTGGAC CCCGCTTCCTGCCTGATGCAGACCAGGAGCCTGGCTCCTCCAGCTCGTCGGACACCGAGGAGGACCCGCTTCCTGCCAACAAGTGTAAGAAG GAGATCATGGTTGGGCCTCAGTTCCAAGCCGACCTCAGCAAGCTGCACTCGAACCGTCAGGGTGAGAAGA TCTATGAGAATGAAGACCAGCTGCTCTGGGACCCCAGCATCCTTCCTGAGGGGGCGGTGGAGGAGTTCCTGTACCGGGCGGCGAAGCGGCGGTGGCGCGAGGTGGCTGAGTCTCAGCTCCCGGAGGGAGAGGCGGTGAAAGACAGCGAGCAG gcactaTATGAGCTGGTGAAATGCAACTTCAATGCCGAGGAGGCCCTGCGGAGGCTGCGGTTCAACGTGAAGGTGATCCGAG ACGGGCTGTGCGCCTGGAGCGAGGAGGAGCGCCGCAACTTTGAGCACGGCTTCCGTGTGCATGGCAAGAACTTCCACCTGATCCAGGCCAACAAG GTGCGCACACGGTCCGTGGGCGAGTGCGTGGAGTATTACTACCTGTGGAAGAAGTCTGAGCGCTACGACTACTTCTCCCAGCAGACGCGGCTGGGCCGCCGGAA GGACGCAGACCAGGACCTGGATGGCGGTGACCCCGATGGCCCTGGCCGCCCCCGCTCCTCGCCGCCCCTGCCTCTGCCCGCCACTGCCGACGGCCCGGGCCCTGAGCGGGACCCCCTGGCCCGGATGCGCACCG AGCCCCTGAGCATGGGCAGCAGCACATCTGGGAGTCTCGGCGCGCCCGGGGAGGCCTCCGACGGCCCCCCGTCCTCGGAGTCAGGGCCCTGTTCGTTCCAGCCACCGGACGTAGACGCGCCCCCGGCCGTGCCCCTGCCTCGGcggcccccagccctggctgagcCAGCTTTCTACTCCCCCACCACGGCCGCTCCAGAGCCCGGTGCCAGCCCAAGGCTGGCTGTGGACTTGGCCCTGCCCGGGGCCCTCCCCGAGGAGCTGCCCCTCATCTCCAGCCACGTGGATATGGACGGAGAGCCCGAGGAGGCCGTGGCCCCCGCACAGGTGGCTTTGTCGGTTGCCGAGTTTGGACTCATCGGCATCGGGGATGTGAATCCCTTCCTGGCCGCCCACCCCGCGTGCCCGGCCCCTGCACTGCACTCGGAGCCCCTGTCACA CTGTAACGTGATGACCTGTTGA
- the MIER2 gene encoding mesoderm induction early response protein 2 isoform X1 — translation MGSADHQFHLAEILSRNYGVQEEHEGAARGPEKPEEELEKDFVSQSSDMPLDELLALYGYEPSDPISERQSEGSDTTANLPDMTLDKEQIAKDLLSGEEEEETQSSADDLTPSVTSHEASDLFPNQSGPRFLPDADQEPGSSSSSDTEEDPLPANKCKKEIMVGPQFQADLSKLHSNRQGEKIYENEDQLLWDPSILPEGAVEEFLYRAAKRRWREVAESQLPEGEAVKDSEQALYELVKCNFNAEEALRRLRFNVKVIRDGLCAWSEEERRNFEHGFRVHGKNFHLIQANKVRTRSVGECVEYYYLWKKSERYDYFSQQTRLGRRKYGPSGTTDADQDLDGGDPDGPGRPRSSPPLPLPATADGPGPERDPLARMRTEPLSMGSSTSGSLGAPGEASDGPPSSESGPCSFQPPDVDAPPAVPLPRRPPALAEPAFYSPTTAAPEPGASPRLAVDLALPGALPEELPLISSHVDMDGEPEEAVAPAQVALSVAEFGLIGIGDVNPFLAAHPACPAPALHSEPLSHCNVMTC, via the exons ATGGGGTCCGCAGACCATCAGTTCCACCTGGCGGAGATCCTGTCTCGGAACTACGGTGTCCAGGAGGAGCATGAGGGGGCTGCGCGGGGCCCAGAGAAGCCGGAGGAGGAGCTAGAGAAGGACTTCGTCTCCCAG AGCAGCGACATGCCCCTTGACGAGCTGCTGGCCCTCTACGGCTACGAGCCCTCGGACCCCATCTCGGAGCGCCAGAGTGAGGGCAGCGACACCACAGCCAACCTCCCGGACATGACCCTGGACAAG GAACAAATAGCGAAGGATTTGCTTtcaggggaagaagaggaagaaacacagtCCTCAGCCGATGACCTCACCCCATCTGTGACCTCCCATGAGGCCTCTGACCTTTTCCCTAATCAGAGTGGAC CCCGCTTCCTGCCTGATGCAGACCAGGAGCCTGGCTCCTCCAGCTCGTCGGACACCGAGGAGGACCCGCTTCCTGCCAACAAGTGTAAGAAG GAGATCATGGTTGGGCCTCAGTTCCAAGCCGACCTCAGCAAGCTGCACTCGAACCGTCAGGGTGAGAAGA TCTATGAGAATGAAGACCAGCTGCTCTGGGACCCCAGCATCCTTCCTGAGGGGGCGGTGGAGGAGTTCCTGTACCGGGCGGCGAAGCGGCGGTGGCGCGAGGTGGCTGAGTCTCAGCTCCCGGAGGGAGAGGCGGTGAAAGACAGCGAGCAG gcactaTATGAGCTGGTGAAATGCAACTTCAATGCCGAGGAGGCCCTGCGGAGGCTGCGGTTCAACGTGAAGGTGATCCGAG ACGGGCTGTGCGCCTGGAGCGAGGAGGAGCGCCGCAACTTTGAGCACGGCTTCCGTGTGCATGGCAAGAACTTCCACCTGATCCAGGCCAACAAG GTGCGCACACGGTCCGTGGGCGAGTGCGTGGAGTATTACTACCTGTGGAAGAAGTCTGAGCGCTACGACTACTTCTCCCAGCAGACGCGGCTGGGCCGCCGGAAGTACGGCCCGTCGGGAACCAC GGACGCAGACCAGGACCTGGATGGCGGTGACCCCGATGGCCCTGGCCGCCCCCGCTCCTCGCCGCCCCTGCCTCTGCCCGCCACTGCCGACGGCCCGGGCCCTGAGCGGGACCCCCTGGCCCGGATGCGCACCG AGCCCCTGAGCATGGGCAGCAGCACATCTGGGAGTCTCGGCGCGCCCGGGGAGGCCTCCGACGGCCCCCCGTCCTCGGAGTCAGGGCCCTGTTCGTTCCAGCCACCGGACGTAGACGCGCCCCCGGCCGTGCCCCTGCCTCGGcggcccccagccctggctgagcCAGCTTTCTACTCCCCCACCACGGCCGCTCCAGAGCCCGGTGCCAGCCCAAGGCTGGCTGTGGACTTGGCCCTGCCCGGGGCCCTCCCCGAGGAGCTGCCCCTCATCTCCAGCCACGTGGATATGGACGGAGAGCCCGAGGAGGCCGTGGCCCCCGCACAGGTGGCTTTGTCGGTTGCCGAGTTTGGACTCATCGGCATCGGGGATGTGAATCCCTTCCTGGCCGCCCACCCCGCGTGCCCGGCCCCTGCACTGCACTCGGAGCCCCTGTCACA CTGTAACGTGATGACCTGTTGA